A DNA window from Hordeum vulgare subsp. vulgare chromosome 1H, MorexV3_pseudomolecules_assembly, whole genome shotgun sequence contains the following coding sequences:
- the LOC123409902 gene encoding putative pentatricopeptide repeat-containing protein At5g52630, with protein sequence MGKSRGQLSRPPDTNTSLRLAAQLQSCGRAGDLRLARRLHARFALSGVAAASAFLTNHLITMYSHCADVRSALRLFHAMPRPNLVSWTTLISGLAQNSMHSDALNAFASMRRAGLVPTQFALSSAARAAAALAAPRPGAQLHCVGVRLGFDGELFVASNLADMYCKSGHLAEACKVFDQMPQKDTVAWTAMIDGYAKNGGLQKAAVAFRDMKREGLVGTDQHVYCSVLSASGGLKDGWLGQTIHSAVMKAGFELEVAVRNALTDMYAKAADMENAARVVKIDPGGWNVVSATSLIDGYVETDSVEEALRIFLELQRRGVEPNEFTFSSMIKGCATHALLEQGAQFHAHVIKTNIISDSFVSSTLMDMYGKCGLICSSVQLFNEVEHHTDIAWNAVINVFAQHGHGREAIQAFDRMTSSGIRPNHITFVSLLTACSHAGLVDEGLKYFNSMKNAHGIEAKEEHYSCIIDMYGRAGRLAEAEKFIHEMPIKPSVYGWCSLLGACRMRGNKELGEFAAQKIVELEPDNTGVHVSLSGIYASLGQWEDVKAIRKLMRDSRIKKLPGFSWVDANNKTHVFSSEDWSHPQQEKIYKKLEEVYERIKEEGYVPDTRSLPCNLEDTAKERILRYHSERIAVAFALISMPATKPIIVKKNLRICVDCHSALKFISKVESRDIIVRDNSRFHHFGKGRCSCEDYW encoded by the coding sequence ATGGGGAAATCCCGCGGCCAGCTCTCCCGCCCACCGGACACCAACACCTCACTCCGCCTCGCCGCCCAACTCCAGTCATGCGGCCGCGCCGGCGACCTCCGCCTAGCCCGCCGCCTCCATGCGCGCTTTGCGCTCTCCGGCGTGGCCGCCGCGTCCGCCTTCCTCACCAACCACCTCATCACCATGTACTCCCACTGCGCCGACGTCCGCTCCGCGCTCCGCCTCTTCCACGCCATGCCCCGACCCAACCTCGTCTCCTGGACCACTCTCATCTCCGGCCTGGCCCAGAACTCCATGCACAGCGACGCGCTCAACGCGTTCGCGTCCATGCGCCGCGCGGGTCTCGTGCCCACGCAGTTCGCGCTCTCCAGCGCCGCGCGCGCTGCAGCCGCCCTCGCTGCCCCGCGGCCCGGCGCGCAGCTGCACTGCGTCGGCGTCAGGCTCGGTTTCGACGGAGAGCTATTCGTCGCGAGTAACCTCGCGGACATGTACTGCAAGTCCGGACACTTGGCTGAAGCGTGCAAGGTGTTTGATCAAATGCCGCAAAAGGATACTGTTGCGTGGACTGCCATGATCGATGGGTATGCCAAGAACGGGGGCCTTCAGAAGGCCGCTGTAGCTTTCCGGGATATGAAACGAGAGGGACTGGTTGGAACTGACCAGCATGTGTACTGCAGTGTTTTGAGTGCGTCGGGAGGGCTCAAGGATGGATGGCTTGGCCAAACCATCCACTCTGCTGTAATGAAGGCAGGGTTTGAACTGGAGGTTGCTGTGAGGAATGCGCTCACTGACATGTATGCTAAGGCTGCGGACATGGAGAATGCTGCTCGTGTTGTGAAGATTGACCCTGGAGGTTGGAATGTTGTGTCAGCCACCTCGCTGATTGATGGCTACGTCGAGACTGATAGTGTCGAGGAGGCCCTTCGAATATTTCTTGAACTGCAGAGACGAGGAGTTGAGCCCAATGAATTTACTTTCTCGAGCATGATCAAGGGATGTGCCACGCACGCTCTGCTTGAACAAGGTGCTCAGTTCCATGCACACGTGATCAAGACAAATATTATCAGTGACTCCTTTGTTAGTTCCACCCTTATGGATATGTATGGTAAATGTGGCCTCATTTGTTCGTCGGTTCAGTTATTTAATGAGGTTGAACACCATACTGATATTGCTTGGAATGCGGTAATCAATGTCTTTGCACAACATGGTCATGGTAGGGAAGCTATCCAAGCTTTCGACAGGATGACCTCAAGTGGAATCAGGCCAAATCACATTACATTTGTCAGCCTGCTTACAGCATGCAGTCATGCTGGGTTAGTGGATGAAGGACTGAAATATTTTAACTCCATGAAGAATGCCCATGGTATTGAGGCTAAAGAGGAGCATTACTCCTGTATCATTGATATGTATGGTCGAGCTGGGAGACTAGCTGAAGCAGAGAAATTTATACATGAGATGCCTATCAAACCCAGTGTCTATGGTTGGTGCTCCTTGCTTGGAGCTTGCCGGATGCGAGGAAACAAGGAGCTGGGCGAGTTTGCGGCACAAAAGATAGTGGAGCTTGAGCCAGATAACACGGGTGTTCACGTATCACTTTCTGGGATCTATGCATCATTAGGCCAATGGGAGGATGTGAAGGCAATCAGGAAGCTGATGAGGGATAGCAGGATTAAGAAGCTTCCCGGTTTTAGCTGGGTTGATGCTAATAACAAAACTCATGTTTTTTCCTCCGAAGATTGGTCACATCCACAGCAGGAGAAGATATATAAAAAACTTGAGGAAGTCTATgagaggataaaggaggaaggttACGTCCCAGACACACGGTCCTTACCATGTAATTTAGAAGATACTGCAAAGGAGAGGATTCTGCGTTATCACAGTGAGCGGATTGCCGTAGCTTTTGCTCTGATAAGCATGCCTGCTACAAAACCAATCATTGTGAAGAAGAATTTGCGTATCTGTGTAGACTGTCATTCTGCACTGAAGTTCATTTCCAAGGTAGAAAGCAGGGATATTATCGTTAGAGATAACTCCAGGTTCCACCATTTTGGGAAAGGGAGGTGTTCCTGTGAAGATTACTGGTGA